A stretch of Spirosoma oryzicola DNA encodes these proteins:
- the ubiE gene encoding bifunctional demethylmenaquinone methyltransferase/2-methoxy-6-polyprenyl-1,4-benzoquinol methylase UbiE produces MAVVPYKDKDTSKREQVAEMFDSISPKYDLLNHVLSGGIDILWRKRAIRELKRYAPKTILDIATGTGDFALEALALKPEKIVGVDISEGMLAVGREKMKQRGVDKIIEMRSGDSERLAFQDNEFDAVIVSFGVRNFENLLKGLTDMHRVTRPGGVCVVLEFSNPRQFPFKQLYGFYSRTILPLIGRLVSKDASAYTYLPESVQAFPDGTDFLRIYEAAGFTNTKWIPLTFGVASIYIGHKRSNPA; encoded by the coding sequence ATGGCCGTCGTACCCTATAAAGATAAAGATACCTCCAAGCGTGAACAGGTAGCCGAGATGTTTGACAGCATTTCGCCGAAATATGACTTATTGAATCACGTTCTGAGTGGTGGCATTGATATTCTCTGGCGCAAACGAGCGATTCGCGAACTCAAGCGTTACGCGCCCAAAACGATTCTGGACATTGCCACCGGAACCGGTGATTTCGCCCTGGAAGCGCTTGCGCTGAAACCCGAAAAAATAGTTGGCGTCGACATTTCGGAGGGTATGCTGGCCGTCGGACGGGAGAAGATGAAGCAGCGCGGTGTCGACAAGATTATCGAAATGCGGTCGGGCGATTCGGAACGTTTAGCCTTTCAGGACAATGAATTCGATGCTGTCATCGTTTCGTTTGGAGTACGTAACTTTGAGAATCTGCTGAAGGGTTTGACGGACATGCACCGCGTTACCCGCCCCGGTGGCGTTTGCGTTGTGCTTGAATTCTCGAACCCGCGTCAGTTTCCGTTTAAACAACTATACGGTTTTTACTCCCGGACTATTCTACCGCTCATTGGGCGCTTAGTGAGTAAAGATGCCTCGGCTTATACTTATCTGCCCGAATCGGTGCAGGCTTTTCCCGATGGCACTGACTTTCTGCGTATTTATGAAGCGGCAGGATTCACCAATACCAAATGGATACCCCTTACGTTCGGCGTTGCTTCGATATATATAGGTCACAAACGGTCCAATCCGGCCTAA
- a CDS encoding outer membrane beta-barrel protein: protein MDTPYVRRCFDIYRSQTVQSGLKQSGLPRLASLPFCGSLFWQSCARLAIVATLLFVVSLQAQAQGYKYVRKHLERYDDKPIHYGFFFAAPVTRFSVGHSPSFLTADSAYRIYSPNKPSFRVGFVVNAFLDNRFDLRLTPSVSLFSREVHYDYPGGTSKTEVRESTWVDLPLLLKYKSERRNNSRMYLLAGGAFSIETNVRRKELQGASRLSTGTMDLAVEYGIGFEQFFEFFKFAPELRFSHGLINLYRPSTNAAGVGINRLTTHSVTLYLNFE from the coding sequence ATGGATACCCCTTACGTTCGGCGTTGCTTCGATATATATAGGTCACAAACGGTCCAATCCGGCCTAAAGCAGTCTGGTTTACCCCGGTTAGCTAGCTTACCGTTTTGCGGTAGTTTGTTCTGGCAGTCGTGCGCTCGCCTGGCTATTGTTGCGACACTACTCTTTGTCGTTAGCTTGCAGGCGCAGGCACAGGGCTACAAATACGTCCGCAAGCACCTGGAGCGCTACGATGACAAACCTATTCACTACGGTTTTTTCTTCGCGGCTCCCGTTACCCGGTTTAGCGTTGGTCATAGCCCCTCGTTTCTTACGGCTGACTCCGCTTATCGCATCTACTCACCCAACAAACCCAGTTTTCGGGTTGGTTTCGTCGTGAACGCGTTTCTGGATAACCGTTTTGACCTTCGGCTGACACCCTCCGTATCGCTGTTCAGCCGCGAAGTTCATTACGATTATCCGGGTGGTACATCAAAAACCGAAGTCCGGGAATCGACCTGGGTTGATTTACCCTTGTTGTTAAAGTATAAATCGGAACGGCGCAACAATAGCCGAATGTATCTGCTGGCCGGTGGTGCGTTCAGCATTGAAACGAACGTGCGCCGGAAAGAACTGCAAGGAGCGAGTCGGCTCAGTACAGGTACGATGGATCTGGCGGTAGAATATGGGATTGGCTTCGAGCAATTTTTTGAGTTTTTCAAATTTGCCCCCGAATTACGATTCTCTCACGGCCTTATCAACCTGTATCGCCCTTCAACGAATGCCGCAGGAGTTGGTATCAATCGCCTGACGACACATAGCGTAACGTTGTATTTAAACTTCGAATAA